In Thunnus thynnus chromosome 20, fThuThy2.1, whole genome shotgun sequence, a single window of DNA contains:
- the gdf10b gene encoding growth/differentiation factor 10b: METFPRSPAMANRLFHILHLLVILQSTWGKVVTEDLGEVVRQGGDVPSPEEQRVFAHESANRDMVSINMFKVYEKYSKEPQSQKDGNTVRSFKAVPRVLQGKDVFQFNLSSIQDSEVVLFASFHFLYKRPRHHQRPWHFRRPRHPSGSLQHPYPPSSQLLFHGSSPNSAFATPLGNVTLTPFKKGSWQSRDITAVVKQARDVKELVVTVEFDMGFGAARMQQKSPHGHERLSPANLPYILLYADDRAIDEPNSVAMSLQRYGPFPVGEDASASASRIRRELQHQIHTNDIPEVHFNTLKNHELWQSTFFPAKSKAAVKPGRKLGQESSEGLSKAQVLSFDERTMKKARRRQWSEPRVCSRRYLRVDFADIGWSEWVLAPKSFDAYYCAGTCGFPIPKVVRPSNHATIQSIVRAVGIVPGVPEPCCVPEKMSPLSVLFLDLHRNMVLKVYPGMSVDTCACR; this comes from the exons ATGGAAACATTTCCCAGATCACCAGCCATGGCGAACCGGCTTTTTCACATTCTGCATTTATTGGTAATTCTGCAGTCTACCTGGGGTAAAGTCGTAACTGAGGATCTTGGTGAAGTCGTGCGTCAAGGTGGCGATGTCCCGTCGCCTGAAGAGCAGCGCGTCTTTGCGCACGAAAGCGCAAACCGGGACATGGTCTCCATCAACATGTTCAAAGTGTACGAGAAGTACAGTAAAGAGCCGCAGAGCCAGAAGGACGGAAACACCGTGAGAAGTTTCAAAGCTGTCCCGA GAGTCTTGCAAGGCAAAGACGTGTTCCAATTCAACTTATCCTCCATCCAAGACTCGGAGGTCGTCCTCTTTGCCTCTTTTCACTTCCTCTACAAACGCCCCCGCCACCACCAGCGACCGTGGCATTTCCGAAGGCCTCGCCACCCGTCTGGCAGCCTCCAGCATCCATATCCTCCCTCGTCACAGCTTCTCTTCCATGGATCTTCCCCAAACTCTGCTTTTGCAACACCACTGGGAAACGTAACTCTGACCCCTTTCAAGAAAGGCTCTTGGCAATCGAGGGACATCACAGCGGTGGTGAAACAAGCCAGGGATGTCAAAGAGCTTGTGGTCACGGTGGAGTTTGATATGGGGTTTGGGGCGGCTCGGATGCAACAGAAGAGTCCTCATGGCCACGAACGCCTCTCTCCAGCCAACCTGCCATATATTTTGCTGTACGCTGATGACCGAGCCATAGATGAACCAAACAGTGTAGCCATGTCGCTCCAGCGCTATGGACCCTTTCCTGTAGGGGAGGATGCGTCCGCCTCAGCCTCAAGGATCCGGAGGGAGCTTCAGCACCAGATCCACACAAACGACATTCCAGAGGTCCACTTTAACACCTTAAAGAACCATGAACTGTGGCAGAGCACCTTTTTCCCCGCCAAATCCAAAGCAGCGGTCAAACCAGGAAGGAAGCTGGGTCAGGAAAGCAGCGAGGGCCTGAGTAAGGCCCAGGTGCTGAGCTTTGATGAGCGGACAATGAAGAAGGCCAGGAGGAGACAGTGGAGCGAGCCCAGGGTTTGCTCCAGGCGCTACCTCAGGGTGGACTTCGCTGATATTGGCTGGAGCGAATGGGTGTTGGCCCCAAAGTCGTTTGATGCCTACTACTGTGCTGGGACCTGTGGATTCCCCATCCCTAAG GTGGTGCGTCCATCCAATCATGCCACCATCCAGAGCATCGTCAGAGCTGTGGGAATAGTCCCCGGTGTTCCCGAGCCGTGCTGTGTACCGGAGAAGATGAGTCCTCTCAGCGTACTTTTCCTCGACCTGCACAGGAATATGGTGCTCAAAGTTTACCCCGGCATGTCTGTGGATACGTGTGCCTGTCGGTAG